A single region of the Novosphingobium sp. SL115 genome encodes:
- a CDS encoding haloacid dehalogenase type II, which yields MSTAVFTPKFISFDCYGTLTRFRMTEMATAFYADRLPAAALPKFCKDWSAYRLDEVLGAWKPYREIIRNSLERTSKKWGVEYREADADAVYEAVPTWGPHDDVAGGLSKICDEIPLVILSNAMNSQIMSNVGMLGATFHKVCTAESAQAYKPRMQAFEYMFDQIGMGPEVGMHVSSSFRYDQNTATDLGFGCRVFVGRGHEPSNGNYRDVEIPHIGALPAVVGL from the coding sequence ATGAGCACCGCCGTCTTCACACCCAAGTTCATCAGCTTCGACTGCTACGGCACGCTGACCCGCTTCCGCATGACCGAAATGGCAACGGCATTCTATGCTGATCGCCTGCCCGCCGCAGCGCTCCCCAAGTTCTGCAAGGACTGGAGTGCCTATCGCCTTGACGAAGTGCTGGGCGCATGGAAGCCTTATCGCGAAATCATTCGCAATTCGCTGGAGCGCACGTCCAAGAAGTGGGGTGTGGAATATCGCGAAGCCGATGCCGACGCGGTTTACGAAGCCGTGCCGACCTGGGGGCCTCACGATGATGTGGCAGGTGGCCTGTCGAAAATCTGCGACGAAATCCCGCTGGTTATCCTCTCCAACGCTATGAACAGCCAGATCATGTCCAACGTCGGGATGTTGGGCGCAACTTTCCACAAGGTCTGCACGGCCGAAAGCGCGCAGGCTTACAAGCCGCGCATGCAGGCGTTCGAATATATGTTCGACCAGATCGGTATGGGGCCAGAGGTCGGGATGCACGTTTCGTCCAGCTTCCGTTACGATCAGAACACCGCCACCGACCTTGGCTTTGGCTGCCGCGTCTTCGTGGGCCGTGGGCATGAGCCGTCGAACGGTAACTATCGCGACGTTGAAATCCCGCACATCGGCGCGCTGCCTGCCGTGGTCGGCCTCTGA
- a CDS encoding NAD(P)/FAD-dependent oxidoreductase, translating into MSRRTVTIATLKSRTSARCLPWSASDPMAAPQSLSYWQASTPPFAAGEQGRVEGDCDVAIIGGGFTGLSAALALAREGASVVLLEAGRVAGAASGRNGGQCNAGTAHDFGALAAGHGVDLARKWYQAHVDAVEAVGRIAQREGIDCDFTRCGRAKLAAKPEHFPKLEAAHALLLREVDPNVLLIGPDELSSEINAQGFHGALVQTTSAQLHPGKFGSGLAQAAVRAGARIWESAPVDMLDRSGRGWKLGTPRGSLRAKQVLVATGGNSPYAPFGWFRRRIVTVGSFVIATEPLPADLAAHLFPTRRNYVTSRIIGNYFRLTADNRLIFGGRARFALSNPASDAKSGAVLEAKMRELFPDLAGVRVDACWGGAIDLTADRLPRAGEHEGLFYAMGYSGHGVQMATAMGENMAKVMGGDAAANPFADLSWPAIPGHLGKPWFLPMVGAWYRLQDWLH; encoded by the coding sequence ATGAGCCGTCGAACGGTAACTATCGCGACGTTGAAATCCCGCACATCGGCGCGCTGCCTGCCGTGGTCGGCCTCTGATCCGATGGCTGCGCCGCAGTCCCTCTCTTACTGGCAGGCCAGCACCCCGCCTTTCGCCGCTGGCGAACAGGGCCGGGTTGAGGGGGACTGCGACGTGGCCATCATCGGCGGCGGCTTTACCGGCCTTTCCGCCGCACTCGCGCTGGCGCGTGAAGGTGCAAGCGTTGTCCTGCTGGAAGCGGGGCGCGTTGCAGGCGCGGCTTCGGGGCGCAACGGGGGCCAGTGCAACGCTGGCACCGCGCACGATTTCGGCGCGCTGGCAGCGGGCCATGGCGTCGATCTGGCGCGCAAATGGTATCAGGCCCACGTCGATGCGGTGGAAGCCGTAGGCCGCATTGCACAGCGCGAAGGTATCGACTGCGATTTTACCCGGTGCGGCCGTGCCAAACTGGCTGCGAAGCCCGAACATTTTCCCAAGCTGGAAGCTGCCCATGCACTGCTGCTGAGGGAAGTGGACCCCAATGTCCTGCTGATCGGACCTGACGAGCTTTCGTCCGAAATCAACGCCCAAGGCTTCCACGGCGCACTGGTGCAAACCACCAGCGCGCAATTGCATCCCGGCAAGTTCGGCTCCGGCCTGGCGCAGGCTGCGGTCCGGGCTGGCGCGCGCATCTGGGAAAGCGCTCCGGTTGATATGCTGGATCGTTCAGGCAGAGGCTGGAAGCTGGGCACCCCGCGCGGTTCGCTGCGGGCAAAGCAGGTGCTGGTCGCCACCGGCGGCAACAGCCCTTATGCCCCGTTCGGCTGGTTCCGCCGCCGTATTGTGACCGTGGGCAGCTTCGTGATCGCGACCGAGCCTTTGCCTGCCGACCTTGCCGCGCACCTGTTCCCCACCCGGCGGAACTATGTGACCAGCCGGATCATCGGCAACTATTTCCGCCTCACCGCCGACAACCGCCTGATCTTCGGTGGCCGCGCCCGCTTTGCGCTGTCGAACCCCGCATCCGATGCGAAATCCGGCGCGGTGCTTGAGGCGAAGATGCGCGAACTTTTCCCTGACCTTGCTGGCGTGCGCGTCGATGCCTGCTGGGGCGGGGCGATTGACTTGACCGCCGACCGCCTGCCCCGCGCGGGCGAGCATGAGGGGCTGTTCTATGCCATGGGCTATAGCGGCCATGGCGTGCAGATGGCCACCGCCATGGGCGAAAACATGGCAAAGGTCATGGGCGGCGATGCAGCGGCCAATCCTTTTGCAGACCTTTCATGGCCCGCCATTCCCGGCCATCTTGGCAAGCCGTGGTTCCTGCCGATGGTAGGAGCATGGTATCGTCTTCAGGACTGGCTGCACTGA
- a CDS encoding ABC transporter permease, which yields MSRFSAFARQMPLSGRIGLGLVLFWLAAAIVGPLLAPYPVGAFVDYEVFSGLSSRFLLGSDYLGRDVLSRLLWGARYTVFLGAGAALLASMTGTALALTASVRGGWMDEVLSRAMDTLISIPSKIFALVMVAAFGSSLGLLLAITAITYVPGNFRIARALAMNVVALDFVTVARARGEGAVHIALREVLPNMLHPLLADFGLRFVFIVLLLSGLSFLGLGVQPPHADLGSLVRENISGITEGAPAIIVPAIAIATLTVGANLLIDALKPVENKA from the coding sequence ATGAGCCGCTTTTCCGCTTTCGCCCGGCAGATGCCGCTTTCGGGCCGTATCGGTCTTGGCTTGGTGCTGTTCTGGCTGGCCGCCGCCATTGTCGGCCCGCTGCTCGCGCCTTACCCGGTGGGGGCTTTCGTCGATTACGAAGTGTTCTCCGGCCTGTCGTCGCGCTTTCTGCTGGGCAGTGATTATCTGGGCCGCGATGTGCTCAGCCGCCTGCTGTGGGGCGCGCGCTACACCGTGTTTCTGGGGGCAGGCGCTGCCTTGCTCGCCAGCATGACCGGCACTGCGCTGGCACTCACCGCCTCGGTCCGGGGCGGCTGGATGGATGAAGTGCTGTCACGCGCAATGGATACGCTCATCTCCATCCCGTCCAAGATCTTCGCGCTGGTCATGGTCGCCGCTTTCGGCTCCTCGCTGGGCCTGCTGCTGGCGATCACCGCCATCACCTATGTCCCCGGCAATTTCCGCATCGCCCGCGCGCTGGCGATGAACGTGGTCGCGCTTGATTTCGTCACCGTGGCCCGTGCGCGTGGCGAAGGTGCGGTGCATATCGCCCTGCGCGAGGTGCTGCCCAACATGCTCCACCCGCTGCTGGCCGATTTCGGCCTGCGCTTCGTGTTCATCGTGCTGCTGCTGTCGGGCCTGTCGTTCCTTGGCCTTGGCGTGCAGCCGCCCCATGCCGACCTTGGCTCATTGGTGCGTGAAAACATCTCAGGCATCACCGAAGGCGCGCCCGCCATCATCGTGCCCGCCATCGCCATCGCCACGCTGACAGTAGGCGCGAACTTGCTGATCGACGCGCTCAAGCCGGTGGAGAACAAGGCATGA
- a CDS encoding (2Fe-2S)-binding protein: MTGRFRRLDETGRAPVRLTVDGSEITALEGDTLMVAMLSSGIALRSAEFGPERRAGFCLMGACQDCWVRDDAGNTLRACSTEVASGMTITTQPLTADWSVAP; the protein is encoded by the coding sequence ATGACCGGCCGCTTCCGCCGCCTTGACGAAACAGGCCGCGCCCCGGTGCGTCTGACGGTCGATGGCAGCGAAATTACCGCGCTTGAAGGCGACACGCTAATGGTTGCCATGCTGTCCAGCGGCATTGCCCTGCGCAGCGCGGAATTTGGCCCTGAACGTCGCGCCGGTTTCTGCCTGATGGGCGCATGTCAGGATTGCTGGGTGCGTGATGATGCAGGCAACACCCTGCGCGCCTGCTCCACCGAAGTTGCCAGCGGCATGACCATCACCACCCAGCCGCTAACGGCTGACTGGTCGGTCGCACCATGA
- a CDS encoding ABC transporter permease, with amino-acid sequence MAAAAAPRSVLPGLFRLLAKRLASSLLTLLLVSAVIFTISGLLPGDAAQETLGQSATPEQVAALRHEMGLDRPAFTRYVEWLGAIVQGDPGQSLVANMPVREVISARLPNSLMLAGFTALVSVPLALAIGIASAINRGGRLDRALNIFTLSAVAVPEFLVATLGVLVFSVKLLWLPSIALVSDEASLWDTLRSCALPVMSLTVVVVAQMARMTRAAVADQLDRPYVEMARLKGLPFRRVVLVHVMPNAIGPIVNAVALSLSYLMGGAIIVETIFNFPGLASLMVNAVTSRDMPLLQACAMIFCGIYLALVLVADVVAILANPRLRAQ; translated from the coding sequence ATGGCCGCCGCTGCTGCTCCCCGCTCTGTCCTGCCCGGCCTGTTCCGCCTGCTGGCCAAACGCCTTGCCTCTTCACTGTTGACGCTACTGCTGGTGTCGGCAGTGATCTTCACCATTTCCGGCCTGCTGCCCGGCGATGCCGCACAGGAAACGCTGGGGCAAAGCGCCACGCCTGAACAGGTTGCCGCGCTGCGCCATGAAATGGGCCTCGATCGTCCTGCCTTCACCCGCTACGTCGAATGGCTGGGGGCCATCGTTCAGGGCGATCCCGGCCAGTCGCTGGTTGCAAACATGCCGGTGCGCGAAGTGATTTCCGCCCGCCTGCCCAATTCGCTGATGCTGGCGGGCTTCACCGCGCTTGTTTCGGTCCCGCTCGCGCTGGCCATCGGCATCGCGTCCGCCATCAATCGGGGCGGGCGGCTGGACCGCGCGCTCAACATCTTCACCCTGTCTGCCGTTGCCGTGCCGGAGTTTCTGGTCGCCACGCTGGGCGTGCTGGTCTTCTCGGTAAAGCTGCTGTGGCTGCCATCCATCGCGCTGGTCAGTGATGAAGCCAGCCTGTGGGATACGCTGCGGTCCTGCGCGCTGCCGGTGATGTCGCTGACCGTGGTAGTCGTGGCGCAGATGGCGCGGATGACGCGCGCCGCCGTGGCTGACCAGCTTGACCGGCCCTATGTCGAAATGGCGCGGCTGAAGGGTCTGCCGTTCCGCCGCGTGGTGCTGGTCCATGTCATGCCCAATGCCATCGGTCCCATCGTCAATGCGGTGGCGCTGTCGCTGTCCTATCTGATGGGCGGGGCGATCATCGTCGAGACGATCTTCAACTTTCCCGGCCTTGCCAGCCTGATGGTCAATGCCGTGACCAGCCGCGACATGCCGCTGCTTCAGGCCTGCGCGATGATCTTCTGCGGGATATACCTCGCGCTCGTCCTGGTGGCCGATGTCGTGGCGATCCTCGCCAACCCAAGGCTGCGCGCGCAATGA
- a CDS encoding 2-hydroxyacid dehydrogenase, whose protein sequence is MTMLYHGPEARGTVWAEVFARRLPDVPFCQWGHDTVNPVTVRFMAAWNPAPDMVAQFPNLEVLFCVGAGVDQLPLHSLPPQVRVVRMIEPGLTIAMAEYVATAALVLHRDLPHFVSEQRAGRWSYAPPRLASERRVGVMGLGALGKAALDMLKPMGFALSGWSRSAHDIGGVECFVGADGFDAFIAQVDILVCLLPLTPETHGILCRKTFEKMPRGAAVINAGRGRHLVTDDLIAALGSGQLRAAMLDVTDPEPLPAEHPFYSHPAIFLTPHVAAETRADTAGEVLTDNVERILSGRAPLGEVDRSRGY, encoded by the coding sequence ATGACCATGCTTTATCACGGCCCCGAAGCGCGCGGCACAGTCTGGGCCGAAGTGTTTGCCCGCCGCCTGCCGGACGTGCCGTTTTGCCAATGGGGCCATGATACGGTGAATCCGGTGACTGTCCGGTTTATGGCTGCATGGAACCCCGCGCCAGATATGGTTGCGCAGTTCCCCAATCTGGAAGTGCTGTTCTGCGTTGGCGCAGGGGTGGATCAACTGCCGCTGCACAGCCTACCGCCGCAAGTGCGGGTGGTGCGGATGATCGAACCGGGGCTGACCATCGCCATGGCCGAATATGTCGCCACCGCTGCACTGGTGCTGCACCGCGACCTGCCGCATTTCGTGAGCGAACAGCGCGCAGGGCGCTGGTCCTATGCCCCGCCGCGTCTTGCCAGTGAACGGCGCGTGGGCGTGATGGGGCTTGGCGCGCTGGGCAAGGCGGCGCTCGATATGCTGAAGCCAATGGGTTTTGCCCTATCGGGCTGGAGCCGCAGCGCGCATGACATCGGCGGGGTGGAATGCTTTGTTGGGGCCGATGGCTTCGATGCCTTTATCGCGCAGGTCGATATCCTTGTCTGCCTGCTGCCGCTGACCCCTGAAACGCACGGCATTCTGTGCCGTAAAACCTTTGAAAAGATGCCGCGCGGTGCCGCTGTTATCAATGCCGGGCGCGGGCGGCATCTGGTTACGGACGATCTGATCGCTGCGCTGGGCAGCGGGCAACTGCGCGCCGCCATGCTGGATGTGACAGACCCTGAACCACTGCCTGCAGAGCATCCTTTCTATAGCCACCCCGCCATTTTCCTCACCCCCCACGTCGCGGCGGAAACCCGTGCTGACACGGCGGGCGAAGTGCTGACAGACAATGTTGAGCGCATCCTTTCAGGTCGCGCTCCGCTAGGTGAAGTGGACCGGAGCCGGGGTTATTGA
- a CDS encoding FAD/NAD(P)-dependent oxidoreductase, which translates to MTAEVIIVGAGPAGVRAAETLVKAGVRPVVIDEGRRSGGQIYRRQPEGFKRTYDALYGTEAARARAIHDTFDALQGSIDYRPETLVWNVAESRVWTARAGETQAIPYKALIVCSGATDRLAPVPGWQLAGCYSLGGSQVALKAQACAIGGAVVFMGSGPLLYLVASQYVNAGANVVAVLDTSPFMGRVKALPKLAEQPDLLVQGMKLTFGLKRAGVTVLSGITPVKIEGDPETGVSGLTVRTSGGTLRHFACDAVAMGWHLRPETQIADLARASFAFDAPTRQWLPQIDADGRATSPALYLAGDGAKVLGARSAEVTGELAAMAALADMGHAVDADRRRHLLAEKAHYTRFAAGLAQAFPWPHQFVADTAGSTVVCRCEGVTAATLRASVSTAHATETNRAKAFSRVGMGRCQGRYCGNASAEIVSALRGEPVECAGRLRGQAPVKPILVATQRTDA; encoded by the coding sequence ATGACCGCTGAAGTCATTATCGTCGGCGCAGGTCCCGCCGGGGTGCGCGCGGCGGAAACGTTGGTAAAGGCAGGCGTTCGCCCCGTCGTGATCGACGAAGGCCGTCGTTCGGGCGGGCAGATCTATCGCCGCCAGCCTGAAGGCTTCAAACGTACCTACGATGCCCTTTACGGCACCGAAGCCGCCCGTGCGCGGGCCATACACGACACGTTCGACGCGCTTCAGGGCAGCATCGACTATCGCCCCGAAACGCTGGTCTGGAACGTCGCGGAAAGCCGCGTGTGGACCGCCCGAGCGGGCGAAACCCAAGCCATTCCCTACAAGGCGCTGATCGTCTGCTCCGGCGCAACCGATCGCCTGGCCCCCGTTCCCGGCTGGCAGCTTGCCGGGTGCTATTCGCTGGGCGGATCGCAAGTGGCGTTGAAGGCGCAGGCCTGTGCCATTGGCGGCGCGGTGGTGTTCATGGGGTCCGGCCCGCTGCTTTACCTCGTCGCCTCGCAATATGTGAACGCCGGGGCGAATGTCGTGGCCGTGCTCGATACGTCACCCTTCATGGGCCGGGTAAAGGCCTTGCCCAAGCTGGCCGAACAGCCTGACCTGCTGGTGCAGGGCATGAAGCTGACCTTCGGCCTCAAGCGCGCGGGCGTTACCGTGCTGTCAGGCATAACCCCGGTCAAAATCGAAGGCGATCCCGAAACCGGGGTTTCCGGCCTCACCGTCCGCACATCGGGCGGCACCTTGCGCCACTTCGCCTGCGATGCGGTGGCCATGGGCTGGCATTTGCGCCCCGAAACCCAGATTGCCGATCTGGCCCGTGCCAGTTTCGCCTTTGATGCCCCCACCCGCCAGTGGCTGCCGCAGATCGATGCCGATGGCCGCGCCACGTCGCCCGCGCTCTATCTTGCCGGTGATGGCGCCAAAGTGCTGGGCGCCCGCAGCGCAGAGGTAACCGGCGAACTGGCCGCCATGGCCGCGCTGGCCGACATGGGTCATGCTGTCGATGCAGACCGCCGCCGTCACCTTCTGGCCGAGAAGGCGCACTACACCCGCTTTGCCGCTGGTCTTGCGCAGGCCTTCCCATGGCCGCACCAGTTCGTCGCGGATACGGCTGGTAGCACCGTGGTCTGCCGCTGCGAAGGCGTTACTGCCGCTACCCTTCGCGCCAGTGTCAGCACCGCCCACGCCACCGAAACCAACCGTGCCAAGGCATTCAGCCGCGTCGGCATGGGGCGCTGTCAGGGTCGCTATTGCGGCAATGCCTCGGCGGAAATCGTCTCGGCCTTGCGCGGTGAACCGGTGGAATGCGCTGGCCGCCTGCGCGGTCAGGCTCCGGTAAAGCCCATCCTTGTTGCCACCCAAAGGACTGACGCATGA
- a CDS encoding ABC transporter ATP-binding protein: protein MSAPETSHVEVQNLRISVGDKAIVDGVSFEIPRGQVLALIGESGSGKTTIALSLMGHARFGARIEGVVRLGETRVDQLDEAGLQHLRGRRVAYVAQSAASAFNPSRTIMAQVIEPLLVHGLATKAEAQAKAVALFKALALPFADTIGALYPHQLSGGQLQRLMAAMALITSPELVILDEPTTALDVTTQVEVLKAFKAAIGAVGATAIYVSHDLAVVAQMADRILVLNQGKTREQGEAAQILHAPQDDYTRTLMAAARPHARAASTPAQETAPLLKVEGVNASYGKVPVLRDISLTLAKGATLGVIGESGSGKSTLARVIAGLLPRSAGSVSVDGEELPLGLEGRSREQFRRVQLVFQNADTALNPVHTVGQTIARPLAFYHGLKGAEASAEVARLLDLIRLPVALADRNVRQLSGGQKQRVNLARALAARPEVLLCDEVTSALDTVVGAAILELIDDLRRDLGIATVFISHDISTVRAFCDKVLVLYGGTAVEQADAGGFARGPHHPYTNLLMASVPEMRAGWLEQAHPGVPVLPGQGGDDLCRFLGRCPVALRGACNAETPPLRRDDDLALLCHHDIANLRELTT, encoded by the coding sequence ATGAGTGCGCCGGAAACCAGCCACGTCGAAGTTCAGAACCTGCGCATCAGCGTTGGCGACAAGGCCATTGTCGATGGCGTCTCGTTTGAAATCCCGCGCGGGCAAGTGCTGGCACTGATCGGCGAATCCGGCTCCGGCAAGACCACCATCGCTCTGTCGTTGATGGGCCACGCCCGCTTCGGCGCGCGGATTGAAGGCGTGGTGCGCCTTGGCGAAACCCGCGTCGATCAGTTGGACGAGGCTGGCCTCCAACACTTGCGCGGCCGCCGCGTGGCCTATGTTGCGCAAAGCGCCGCATCCGCTTTCAACCCGTCGCGCACCATCATGGCGCAGGTCATCGAACCGCTGCTGGTTCACGGTCTTGCCACCAAAGCCGAAGCACAAGCCAAGGCGGTTGCGCTGTTCAAGGCGCTCGCCCTGCCATTTGCCGACACTATCGGCGCGCTTTACCCGCACCAGCTTTCAGGCGGACAGCTTCAGCGCCTGATGGCCGCCATGGCGCTCATCACCAGCCCTGAACTGGTTATTCTGGACGAACCCACCACCGCGCTCGACGTCACCACACAGGTCGAAGTGCTCAAAGCCTTCAAGGCCGCCATCGGCGCGGTCGGCGCAACCGCCATCTATGTCAGCCACGATCTGGCCGTCGTCGCACAGATGGCCGATCGCATCCTCGTGCTCAATCAGGGCAAGACCCGCGAACAGGGCGAAGCGGCGCAAATCCTCCACGCCCCGCAGGACGATTACACCCGCACCCTGATGGCCGCTGCCCGCCCCCATGCGCGGGCTGCATCCACTCCGGCGCAGGAAACCGCGCCGTTGCTAAAGGTCGAAGGCGTCAATGCCTCTTACGGCAAAGTCCCTGTTCTGCGCGACATTTCGCTCACTCTGGCAAAGGGTGCGACGCTGGGCGTGATTGGCGAAAGCGGGTCGGGCAAATCCACGCTTGCCCGTGTGATTGCCGGGCTGCTGCCACGCAGCGCAGGCTCGGTCAGCGTCGATGGCGAAGAACTGCCGCTGGGCCTCGAAGGGCGCAGCCGCGAACAGTTCCGCCGCGTGCAGCTTGTTTTCCAGAACGCTGATACCGCGCTCAACCCGGTCCACACCGTCGGGCAGACCATTGCCCGTCCGCTGGCGTTTTATCACGGGTTGAAAGGCGCTGAAGCCAGCGCCGAAGTCGCTCGCCTGCTCGATCTGATCCGGCTGCCTGTCGCTTTGGCGGACCGCAATGTGCGCCAGCTGTCCGGCGGACAGAAGCAGCGCGTCAACCTTGCCCGCGCGCTGGCTGCGCGGCCCGAAGTGCTGCTGTGCGATGAAGTGACTTCCGCGCTCGATACCGTGGTGGGCGCGGCGATCCTTGAACTGATTGACGATCTGCGCCGCGATCTTGGTATCGCCACTGTGTTCATTAGCCACGATATTTCCACCGTCCGCGCCTTCTGTGACAAGGTTCTGGTGCTTTATGGCGGCACGGCGGTTGAACAGGCTGATGCTGGCGGCTTCGCGCGCGGACCGCACCATCCCTATACCAATCTGCTCATGGCCTCGGTGCCCGAAATGCGCGCCGGGTGGCTGGAACAAGCGCATCCCGGCGTGCCGGTTCTGCCGGGGCAGGGCGGCGATGATCTTTGCCGCTTCCTTGGCCGCTGCCCGGTGGCCCTGCGCGGCGCATGCAATGCCGAAACACCGCCCTTACGGCGGGATGACGATCTTGCGCTGCTGTGCCATCACGATATCGCTAACTTAAGGGAACTGACCACATGA
- a CDS encoding ABC transporter substrate-binding protein — protein sequence MVSSSGLAALMDLTRRSLIGSSLAVAGGLALPTGTVNAAPRRGGSIRVATQGTGTSDTLDPAKGALATDYIRHFMLYSGLTVTGADMIARPKLAESFSSADRITWHFTLRRGVRFHDGRELNSADVVWSLRRHADPALGSKMATIARQFADVRADGRYGVVIRLNGANADLPAILSQSHFLIVRDGEKKPAGNGTGPFRLAQFQPGVRTVVTRNDEYFIPGKAWLDRIELIGIPDEVSRVNALLAGDVQLVMALNPRSTKRIDASAAHRVLATPSALYTNLIMRQDHLPTGNPDFVMAIKHLIDRPLIKRALFRNYATIANDHPIPPFHPYFNPHIPQTQLDLDKAKWHLGRSGLKGVRLPVYATPAAEGSVDMASILQEYGARVGLELAVNRVPADGYWSTHWMKHPMGFGNTNPRPTADLVFSLFYKSDADWNESGWKNERFDRLLIEARGSTDEALRREMYGEMQVLANRHCGTAIPVFITLIDGFDRRLGGLTSVPLGGLMGYQFAEHVWWNA from the coding sequence ATGGTATCGTCTTCAGGACTGGCTGCACTGATGGACCTGACCCGCCGCTCCCTTATCGGCTCCAGCCTTGCCGTTGCAGGCGGGCTGGCCCTGCCCACCGGTACGGTCAACGCGGCCCCCCGGCGCGGCGGCTCTATCCGCGTGGCGACGCAGGGCACCGGCACCAGCGACACGCTGGACCCTGCCAAGGGCGCGCTGGCCACCGACTATATCCGCCACTTCATGCTCTACAGCGGGCTGACGGTGACGGGGGCTGACATGATCGCCCGGCCCAAGCTGGCGGAAAGCTTTTCCAGCGCAGACCGGATAACATGGCATTTCACCCTGCGCCGGGGCGTGCGCTTTCACGATGGGCGCGAACTGAACAGCGCGGACGTGGTATGGTCGCTGCGCCGCCATGCCGACCCCGCGCTGGGATCGAAAATGGCGACCATCGCCAGACAGTTTGCCGATGTGCGCGCCGATGGCCGTTATGGCGTGGTCATCCGCCTGAACGGGGCCAATGCCGATCTTCCCGCCATCCTGTCGCAATCGCACTTTCTGATCGTCCGCGATGGTGAAAAGAAGCCTGCGGGCAACGGCACTGGCCCGTTCCGGTTGGCGCAGTTTCAGCCCGGTGTGCGCACTGTGGTCACCCGCAACGATGAATACTTCATCCCCGGCAAGGCCTGGCTCGACCGGATCGAACTGATCGGCATTCCCGATGAGGTCAGCCGTGTGAACGCGCTGCTGGCAGGCGATGTGCAACTGGTCATGGCGCTAAACCCGCGTTCGACCAAGCGCATCGACGCATCGGCTGCGCACCGTGTTCTGGCCACGCCGTCTGCGCTCTATACCAACCTCATCATGCGGCAGGATCACCTGCCCACCGGCAATCCCGATTTCGTGATGGCGATCAAGCACCTGATCGACCGCCCGTTGATAAAGCGCGCGCTGTTCCGCAATTACGCCACCATCGCCAACGATCACCCGATCCCGCCGTTTCACCCTTATTTCAACCCGCATATCCCCCAGACCCAGCTCGATCTCGACAAGGCGAAATGGCATCTGGGGCGCAGCGGGCTGAAGGGCGTGCGCCTGCCGGTCTATGCCACGCCCGCTGCCGAAGGTTCGGTCGACATGGCTTCCATCCTTCAGGAATATGGCGCGCGCGTCGGGCTGGAACTGGCGGTAAACCGCGTGCCTGCAGATGGCTACTGGTCAACCCACTGGATGAAGCACCCGATGGGCTTCGGCAACACCAACCCGCGCCCCACGGCGGATCTGGTGTTCAGCCTGTTTTACAAATCCGATGCCGACTGGAACGAAAGCGGCTGGAAGAACGAACGCTTCGACCGCCTCTTGATCGAAGCACGCGGATCGACCGATGAAGCCCTGCGCCGCGAAATGTATGGCGAGATGCAGGTTCTGGCCAACCGCCATTGCGGCACCGCCATTCCGGTGTTCATCACCCTGATCGACGGGTTTGACCGGCGTCTGGGCGGCCTCACCTCGGTTCCGCTGGGCGGGCTGATGGGGTATCAATTTGCCGAACATGTCTGGTGGAACGCCTGA